A region of Paenibacillus thiaminolyticus DNA encodes the following proteins:
- a CDS encoding alpha-galactosidase: protein MKIDYNEAEQLFHLQTPNTSYMMQVVKGGYLAHIYWGRKLRGLHALERIPYVERCSFHPNPEPLDRSFSPDTLPQELPGYGCGDFRHPAYEAQQAHGGTASELMYRRHAIVSGKPALEGLPATYAESDEEAMTLEIELEDAATGLQAILRYTVFAEHDAIARSVCYRNAGGAAMRLQRALSMSVDFPHAEFDLLRLPGAWARERHIERHPLAAGMQSVESRRGSSSHQHNPFMALLARGADEEHGEVYGFSLVYSGSFLAQAEVDQFRSTRVSMGLNPFDFEWLLEPGESFQTPEAVMVYSAAGLGGMSRTYHRLYRTRLCRGRYRDRERPVLVNNWEATYFDFTAGKIEALAGCAAELGIELLVLDDGWFGKRNDDRSSLGDWFVNTEKLPGGLADVANRVNAKGVQFGLWFEPEMISPDSELYRAHPDWCLHVPERRRTQARSQLILDFSREDVCRAVADMLTGILSSAPIAYVKWDMNRNMTEIGSAALPPERQRETAHRYMLGVYRVMEQVTSAFPEVLFESCSGGGGRFDPGMLFYMPQTWTSDNTDAIERLKIQYGTSLVYPVSAMGAHVSAVPNHQIGRIASLEMRGHVAMSGNLGYELDLTKFTEAEKTEVKEQVAFYKSVRALVQHGDMYRLSSPFTSPVTAWMFVSADRKEALLGHFRVLAEPNPAIGRIKLRGLCPDAMYRLEQTGRIYGGDELMYAGIHVPQMEHDFCSILYRFTAV, encoded by the coding sequence TTGAAGATTGATTACAACGAGGCGGAGCAGCTCTTTCACCTGCAGACGCCGAACACAAGCTACATGATGCAAGTGGTGAAGGGCGGCTATCTCGCCCATATCTATTGGGGGCGCAAGCTGAGAGGATTGCACGCCCTGGAGCGAATCCCTTATGTGGAGCGATGCTCGTTCCATCCGAATCCGGAGCCGCTAGACCGCTCGTTCTCGCCCGATACGCTCCCCCAAGAGCTGCCGGGGTATGGCTGCGGGGATTTCCGCCACCCCGCCTATGAAGCGCAGCAGGCCCATGGGGGGACGGCGTCCGAGCTGATGTACCGGCGCCATGCGATTGTCAGCGGGAAGCCCGCTCTGGAAGGGCTGCCAGCGACCTATGCCGAATCGGATGAAGAAGCGATGACGCTCGAGATCGAGCTGGAGGATGCGGCCACGGGTCTGCAAGCGATACTGCGGTATACCGTATTCGCGGAGCATGACGCCATTGCGCGTTCCGTCTGCTACCGGAATGCCGGCGGTGCAGCGATGAGACTGCAGCGGGCGCTCAGCATGAGCGTCGATTTCCCGCATGCGGAGTTCGACCTGCTCCGCTTGCCGGGCGCCTGGGCGCGCGAGCGCCATATCGAGCGGCACCCGCTGGCGGCCGGTATGCAATCGGTCGAGAGCCGCCGCGGTTCAAGCAGCCATCAGCACAATCCGTTCATGGCGCTGCTGGCGCGGGGAGCGGATGAAGAGCACGGCGAAGTGTACGGCTTCAGCCTCGTCTACAGCGGAAGCTTCCTGGCTCAGGCGGAAGTCGATCAATTCCGTTCGACGCGCGTATCGATGGGATTGAATCCGTTCGACTTCGAATGGCTGCTGGAGCCGGGCGAATCGTTCCAGACGCCGGAAGCGGTCATGGTCTATTCGGCCGCCGGGCTGGGCGGGATGTCCCGGACCTATCACCGGCTGTACCGCACCCGGCTCTGCCGCGGCCGATACCGCGATCGGGAGCGGCCGGTGCTCGTCAACAATTGGGAAGCCACCTATTTCGACTTCACCGCCGGCAAAATCGAAGCGTTGGCCGGCTGCGCCGCTGAACTGGGAATCGAGCTGCTCGTGCTGGACGACGGCTGGTTCGGGAAGCGGAATGATGACCGCAGCTCTCTGGGCGACTGGTTCGTGAACACGGAGAAGCTGCCTGGCGGACTGGCGGATGTCGCGAATCGGGTCAATGCGAAGGGGGTTCAGTTCGGCCTCTGGTTCGAGCCGGAAATGATCTCCCCGGACAGCGAGCTGTACCGTGCCCATCCGGATTGGTGCCTGCATGTCCCCGAGCGGAGACGGACGCAGGCCCGCTCGCAGCTTATACTGGATTTCTCCCGCGAGGACGTGTGCCGCGCCGTCGCGGACATGCTCACTGGTATTTTGTCGAGTGCCCCGATCGCCTATGTCAAATGGGATATGAACCGCAACATGACCGAGATCGGCTCGGCCGCCCTGCCGCCCGAGCGGCAGCGGGAGACGGCGCACCGCTACATGCTGGGCGTATACCGCGTCATGGAGCAGGTGACCTCCGCCTTCCCGGAGGTGCTGTTCGAGAGCTGCTCCGGCGGCGGCGGCCGCTTCGACCCGGGGATGCTCTTCTACATGCCGCAGACATGGACAAGCGACAACACCGATGCCATCGAGCGCCTCAAGATTCAATACGGCACCAGCCTCGTCTATCCGGTCAGCGCTATGGGGGCGCATGTGTCGGCCGTCCCTAACCATCAGATCGGGCGCATTGCCTCCCTGGAGATGAGAGGACATGTGGCCATGTCGGGGAACCTCGGCTATGAGCTCGACCTGACGAAGTTCACGGAGGCAGAGAAGACCGAGGTCAAGGAGCAGGTGGCATTCTACAAATCGGTGCGCGCCCTCGTGCAGCATGGGGACATGTACCGCCTCTCCAGTCCGTTCACGAGCCCCGTGACGGCATGGATGTTCGTCTCCGCGGATCGCAAGGAGGCGCTGCTCGGCCATTTCCGCGTGCTCGCCGAACCCAACCCGGCGATCGGCCGCATCAAGCTGCGAGGTCTATGTCCGGATGCGATGTACCGCTTGGAACAGACCGGCCGCATTTACGGCGGTGATGAACTCATGTACGCAGGAATTCATGTGCCGCAGATGGAGCATGATTTCTGCAGCATCCTGTACCGTTTTACCGCTGTGTAA
- a CDS encoding 3'-5' exonuclease yields MLAIIYDLEMTVKRKKGEFAEIIEIGAVKVAEQDGKAAIVDTFQAFVKPTLSPKLSLDTVKFTGIRQEDVNASPVLQDVLDQFVAWIDTEDYALCSWGPDDKAQFLKECRMKRIPLHWLRNHNNLQKPVSQVMNRGSHQQVGLKTALDTLQVPFVGTQHRALDDAYNTALIYIHMIDHIQLQRNEVQEHPSYESAVVYRDEPEDDTDANPFAALARLQLPKE; encoded by the coding sequence ATGTTAGCCATCATCTATGACCTGGAAATGACCGTTAAGCGCAAAAAAGGAGAATTCGCGGAGATTATCGAGATCGGTGCGGTAAAAGTGGCGGAGCAGGACGGCAAGGCCGCGATCGTCGACACGTTCCAAGCCTTCGTCAAGCCGACGCTCTCCCCCAAGCTGTCGCTGGATACGGTCAAGTTCACGGGCATCCGCCAGGAAGACGTCAACGCTTCTCCCGTCCTTCAGGATGTGCTGGATCAATTCGTCGCCTGGATCGATACCGAGGATTACGCGCTCTGCTCCTGGGGACCGGACGACAAAGCCCAATTCCTCAAGGAATGCCGCATGAAGCGCATCCCGCTCCACTGGCTGCGCAATCACAACAATTTGCAGAAGCCGGTGTCTCAGGTCATGAACCGGGGAAGCCACCAGCAGGTCGGACTGAAGACGGCGCTGGACACGCTACAGGTTCCGTTCGTCGGCACGCAGCACCGGGCGCTCGATGACGCATACAATACAGCGCTCATCTATATCCATATGATCGATCATATTCAGCTTCAACGGAATGAAGTTCAGGAGCATCCGAGCTACGAGAGCGCGGTGGTCTATCGGGACGAGCCGGAAGACGATACGGACGCGAACCCGTTCGCGGCGCTCGCCCGGCTGCAGCTTCCGAAGGAGTGA
- a CDS encoding MFS transporter — protein sequence MNLALRRTVSFIAIILGFFIALLDTTIVNVALPEMTRYFGGSVGQISWVVNGYNLAFAVFIMTAARLADQFGRKKVFLAGVLLFTLASLFAGLAPNAGMLIAMRVVQGLAGAIIVPVTVPMAMNLFPKEMHGMIIGIWGAISGLAAASGPALGGILTEKLNWQWIFYVNVPLGIVCMLLTLVFIKESYDPTSGRRIDYAGTLAITAAMFCLTYGLIQVNEYGWDSLQIVLLLGGGGLLLALFFVAEWKGKEPMLPLSMLRIRAFNGAAITMLIVGAGLMMIFFLTSFFLTRMMEMSELRAGLLLSVVALGSMLSSSVVGPLSNRFGSRLFAVAGLTMMGAAAYWLGSLEPQSTEMDVVARLALAGFGMGMTIVPVMASSVRHVPEEKVGISSGVVNMTKALGSALGVALIVTMLQSNMTEELEGARMLAADTLRADTVLDDALKEQLSEKLAAPAPAANMASPKLSAETALAGIEEQAARAAAELPPEQRKVFAEHLDGQMQEVKRLLGQVEDDYRGAATRAFSRTFVISCWLLLLGIPFAWISDKRRARSR from the coding sequence ATGAATCTTGCTCTACGAAGAACGGTTTCTTTTATTGCGATTATTCTCGGATTTTTTATCGCCTTGCTCGACACGACTATCGTCAATGTCGCGCTGCCAGAGATGACGCGGTATTTCGGCGGGTCAGTCGGGCAAATATCATGGGTAGTGAACGGATATAATCTTGCGTTCGCCGTCTTCATCATGACGGCGGCCCGCTTGGCCGACCAATTCGGAAGGAAGAAAGTATTTCTGGCGGGGGTGCTGCTGTTCACGCTGGCCTCGCTGTTCGCCGGACTTGCGCCGAACGCGGGGATGCTGATTGCGATGCGGGTCGTTCAAGGCTTGGCGGGAGCCATTATCGTGCCGGTGACAGTGCCGATGGCGATGAATCTGTTCCCGAAGGAGATGCATGGCATGATCATTGGCATCTGGGGCGCGATCTCGGGCTTGGCTGCCGCCAGCGGGCCGGCGCTTGGCGGAATTTTGACGGAGAAGCTGAATTGGCAGTGGATCTTCTATGTGAATGTGCCGCTTGGCATCGTCTGCATGTTATTGACGCTTGTCTTCATTAAGGAGTCCTATGACCCGACTTCCGGCCGGCGCATCGACTATGCCGGGACGCTCGCTATCACCGCTGCGATGTTCTGTCTTACGTACGGCCTGATCCAAGTGAATGAGTATGGTTGGGATTCTCTGCAGATTGTGCTGCTGCTCGGCGGGGGAGGCTTGCTGCTGGCGCTCTTTTTTGTCGCGGAGTGGAAGGGGAAGGAACCGATGCTGCCGCTTAGCATGCTTCGAATCAGGGCGTTCAACGGGGCGGCGATTACGATGCTTATCGTCGGCGCCGGATTGATGATGATTTTTTTCTTAACGTCGTTCTTCCTGACGCGAATGATGGAGATGTCCGAGCTGCGGGCCGGCCTCTTGCTGTCGGTCGTCGCCTTGGGCTCGATGCTCTCTTCATCAGTCGTAGGACCGCTGTCCAATCGCTTCGGCAGCCGCTTGTTCGCGGTGGCGGGGCTTACGATGATGGGGGCAGCCGCCTATTGGCTTGGCAGTCTGGAGCCCCAGTCGACCGAGATGGACGTCGTGGCCCGGCTGGCGTTGGCAGGATTCGGGATGGGGATGACGATCGTGCCGGTCATGGCCTCCTCTGTTCGCCATGTGCCGGAAGAGAAGGTCGGCATATCGTCCGGGGTCGTCAATATGACCAAAGCGCTGGGCAGTGCGCTCGGCGTCGCTTTGATCGTCACGATGTTGCAGTCCAATATGACGGAGGAATTGGAAGGGGCGCGGATGCTCGCGGCCGATACGCTGCGAGCGGACACGGTGCTCGATGACGCACTCAAGGAGCAGCTGTCGGAGAAGCTGGCAGCTCCCGCTCCGGCCGCGAACATGGCATCGCCGAAGCTGTCAGCCGAGACGGCGCTTGCCGGGATCGAGGAGCAGGCGGCACGCGCCGCCGCCGAGCTTCCGCCGGAGCAGCGGAAGGTCTTCGCGGAGCATCTGGACGGCCAGATGCAGGAAGTGAAGCGGCTGCTGGGACAGGTGGAGGATGACTACCGGGGAGCGGCAACCCGTGCCTTCAGCCGTACCTTCGTCATCTCCTGCTGGCTGCTCCTGTTGGGCATTCCGTTCGCCTGGATCAGCGACAAGCGGCGTGCAAGGAGCAGATAG
- a CDS encoding TetR/AcrR family transcriptional regulator has protein sequence MSVSKGKQTTRTPSQERSIRTREAILQASMRLFSEKGFHQTNTKQIAAAAGVSTGSFYAYFADKREVFVEALKRYNQHFMDMFHASLEEVDLQNSGVRPGIAHVVDSLIRSHEVYTEFHNELEVMYQSDTEIKQLMDEQYEIGRRLTLEYLNLTRDQLRVTDIEAASFIVFETLDRLVDTIVFSALPVSPERIKAETIDMIAAYLLGVKE, from the coding sequence GTGAGTGTGAGCAAGGGGAAGCAGACCACCCGCACACCGAGTCAGGAGCGGAGCATACGAACGAGAGAAGCGATTTTGCAGGCATCGATGCGCCTCTTCTCCGAGAAAGGCTTTCATCAGACGAATACGAAGCAGATTGCGGCGGCAGCCGGCGTGTCGACAGGCAGCTTTTATGCGTACTTTGCCGACAAGCGGGAAGTGTTCGTAGAAGCGCTGAAGCGGTATAATCAACATTTTATGGACATGTTCCATGCCTCGTTGGAGGAAGTCGATTTACAGAACAGCGGTGTGCGGCCGGGCATTGCCCATGTCGTGGACAGCCTGATTCGAAGCCACGAGGTCTATACTGAATTCCACAATGAACTGGAAGTCATGTATCAATCCGATACGGAAATTAAGCAGTTGATGGATGAGCAGTACGAGATAGGCCGGAGGCTTACATTGGAGTATTTGAATCTGACACGGGACCAATTGCGCGTGACGGATATCGAAGCGGCATCGTTTATCGTATTCGAGACGCTGGACAGGCTCGTGGACACGATCGTGTTCTCCGCGCTGCCCGTCTCGCCCGAGCGGATCAAGGCCGAGACCATCGACATGATTGCGGCTTATTTGCTCGGCGTGAAGGAGTAG
- a CDS encoding aldo/keto reductase, whose protein sequence is MIVTLNNGVRMPQLGLGVWRVEEGQQVKESVKTALETGYRLIDTAAIYQNEEGVGEGMRESGVKREDIFLTTKVWNSDQGYDETLRAFDASLNKLGTDYVDLYLIHWPVPANDKYVDTYKALEKLYADGRVRAIGVSNFHIPHLERILQECSVKPAVNQVECHPRLAQNELREFCARNEIMLEAWSPLMQGGDILTNDTIGAIAGRHGKTPAQTVIRWHLQKGNIVIPKSVTPSRIRENFDVFNFELTEEEMADINGLNQDKRVGPNPDEFNNA, encoded by the coding sequence GTGATCGTTACTTTGAATAATGGTGTGCGCATGCCGCAGCTTGGCCTGGGAGTATGGCGCGTAGAAGAAGGGCAGCAAGTCAAAGAATCGGTCAAGACGGCGCTGGAGACTGGCTACCGCCTCATTGATACGGCAGCGATCTATCAGAATGAAGAAGGCGTAGGCGAGGGAATGCGCGAGTCCGGCGTGAAGCGCGAAGATATTTTCCTGACGACCAAAGTATGGAATTCCGATCAAGGCTACGACGAGACGCTGCGGGCGTTCGATGCCAGTCTGAACAAGCTGGGCACTGACTATGTCGACCTGTATCTGATTCATTGGCCGGTGCCTGCGAACGATAAGTATGTCGATACATACAAAGCGTTGGAAAAATTGTATGCCGACGGCCGCGTGCGGGCGATTGGCGTATCGAACTTCCATATTCCGCATCTGGAGCGGATTTTGCAGGAGTGCAGCGTGAAGCCGGCCGTCAACCAGGTGGAATGCCACCCGCGCCTGGCTCAGAACGAGCTGCGGGAATTCTGCGCGCGCAACGAGATTATGTTGGAGGCCTGGAGCCCGCTCATGCAGGGCGGCGATATTTTGACGAACGATACGATCGGGGCGATTGCGGGCCGGCATGGGAAGACGCCTGCACAGACGGTGATTCGCTGGCATTTGCAGAAGGGCAACATTGTCATTCCGAAATCGGTCACCCCATCGCGCATCCGGGAAAACTTCGACGTATTCAACTTCGAGCTTACGGAAGAAGAAATGGCCGATATCAACGGATTGAATCAGGATAAGCGCGTTGGTCCGAATCCGGACGAATTCAATAACGCGTAA
- the gerQ gene encoding spore coat protein GerQ has translation MSYSYSTYGSSNPMAYQPQSWGGSWGGSKCMAPPTPTPYMAAPGTTGYMMPQQVPQQVQGAAVPPPMPSGSPMTPTGTVVPRPPQLFEQSYIENIFRLNLGKIGTFYMTYENNSQWNAKVFRGRLEAAGRDHIIISDPNTGQRIVMLMVNFDYATFDEPLNYQYPGFTPRVEDEA, from the coding sequence ATGAGCTACAGCTATTCTACGTATGGATCTTCCAACCCAATGGCGTATCAGCCGCAATCTTGGGGCGGATCTTGGGGTGGATCGAAATGTATGGCCCCTCCGACCCCGACCCCGTACATGGCTGCCCCGGGGACAACCGGGTACATGATGCCGCAGCAGGTGCCGCAGCAGGTGCAGGGCGCTGCCGTTCCGCCGCCGATGCCAAGCGGCAGCCCGATGACGCCGACCGGAACGGTCGTGCCGAGGCCGCCCCAGTTGTTCGAGCAGTCCTACATCGAAAACATTTTCCGGCTGAACTTGGGCAAAATCGGCACCTTCTACATGACCTACGAGAACAACTCCCAATGGAACGCGAAGGTGTTCCGCGGCAGGCTGGAGGCAGCGGGACGCGATCATATCATCATCAGCGACCCGAATACAGGGCAGCGCATCGTTATGCTGATGGTCAATTTCGATTATGCGACCTTCGATGAGCCGTTGAACTATCAATATCCGGGCTTCACGCCACGCGTGGAGGATGAGGCGTAA
- a CDS encoding cell wall hydrolase: MAVIKANSGDVRLLAQLLRAEAEGEGELGMLMVGNVGVNRVLVDCLDFTDVRNVRDMVFQSPGGFESTQKSYFYQRPRESEIRLARRAINGERTWPATYALWFFRPEGECPGTWYNQPNSGRFKAHCFFAPSGDDCPDVYR; the protein is encoded by the coding sequence ATGGCGGTCATCAAGGCAAACTCCGGAGACGTAAGGCTGCTGGCTCAGCTGTTGCGGGCAGAAGCGGAAGGGGAAGGAGAGCTCGGTATGCTGATGGTTGGCAATGTCGGAGTGAATCGTGTTTTAGTGGACTGTCTTGATTTTACTGACGTGCGGAATGTGAGGGACATGGTCTTTCAGAGCCCGGGAGGATTCGAGTCGACACAGAAAAGTTATTTCTATCAAAGGCCGCGTGAGTCCGAAATCCGACTGGCCAGACGGGCAATCAACGGGGAGCGTACCTGGCCGGCTACTTACGCGCTGTGGTTCTTCCGTCCGGAGGGAGAATGCCCGGGAACCTGGTACAATCAGCCGAATTCCGGGCGGTTCAAGGCCCATTGCTTCTTTGCCCCGTCTGGCGACGATTGTCCGGATGTGTACCGGTAA
- a CDS encoding FMN-dependent NADH-azoreductase codes for MKKVLVVNSNPKPTEMSYGLRLGEHYLAALQAKGDVAIERVNLYEDTIPLIDGSVLDSWGKAANGEALTPQQTEVLGRMNEILEQFLAADLIVFITPMWNLSYPTMLKAYVDNVIIAGRTFKYTAEGPQGLLQGKRVVHIEARGGFYSEGPAQAFQFANSYLKAVMGFIGITEYENIVVEGMNAVPDRAEELLENAKRVAEESVARLYASV; via the coding sequence ATGAAAAAAGTATTGGTTGTTAATTCCAATCCAAAACCGACGGAAATGTCCTATGGACTCCGCCTGGGCGAACATTATTTGGCTGCGCTGCAAGCGAAGGGTGACGTTGCTATCGAACGCGTTAACCTGTATGAAGATACGATTCCTCTCATTGACGGCAGCGTGCTGGATAGCTGGGGCAAAGCTGCGAATGGCGAAGCGCTGACTCCGCAGCAAACGGAAGTGCTCGGCCGCATGAACGAGATTCTGGAGCAATTCCTTGCTGCCGACTTGATCGTATTCATTACGCCAATGTGGAACCTGAGCTATCCAACGATGCTGAAAGCATATGTCGATAACGTAATTATTGCTGGCCGTACGTTCAAATATACGGCAGAAGGCCCTCAAGGCCTGCTGCAAGGCAAACGCGTCGTGCATATCGAAGCGCGCGGAGGCTTCTATTCCGAAGGACCGGCTCAGGCGTTCCAGTTCGCGAATTCGTATCTGAAGGCGGTTATGGGATTCATCGGAATTACGGAATATGAGAACATTGTCGTGGAAGGCATGAACGCCGTTCCGGACCGTGCCGAAGAATTGCTGGAGAACGCCAAGCGCGTGGCAGAAGAAAGCGTAGCACGTTTGTACGCTTCCGTGTAA
- a CDS encoding DUF368 domain-containing protein, translating into MFEWKNIFRGILIGASDLIPGVSGGTIAIVLGMYERLIAAISGFFSREWKKHVGFLIPLGIGVGGSLLLLSRLMKWLLAEHPQPTFFFFMGLIVGILPFLWKEADASRSFNAVHYLLAIAAGAAVAATAFLRPDGQAPVIELTASSGVFLFMAGWLGSMAMILPGISGSFVLLLLGAYPTAIHALSTLDIPLIAIIGSGVIVGFIVSSKFIRMLLARFPAVMYALVLGMVVGSLVVVYPGLNGSAMTLIISIVTLAAGFAAAFLLGQRPTQKIEPKLTVQ; encoded by the coding sequence ATGTTCGAGTGGAAAAATATCTTTCGTGGAATTCTAATTGGCGCCAGCGATCTCATTCCTGGTGTCAGCGGCGGAACAATCGCTATCGTCCTCGGGATGTACGAGCGCCTGATCGCCGCCATAAGCGGGTTCTTCAGCAGGGAATGGAAAAAGCATGTAGGCTTTCTCATTCCGCTGGGGATCGGGGTCGGAGGATCGCTGCTGCTGCTCAGCCGCCTGATGAAATGGCTGTTGGCAGAGCATCCCCAGCCGACGTTCTTTTTCTTTATGGGATTAATTGTCGGCATACTGCCTTTTCTGTGGAAAGAAGCGGACGCCTCCCGATCCTTCAACGCCGTCCATTACCTATTGGCGATTGCCGCAGGGGCAGCCGTAGCGGCCACCGCTTTCCTCCGGCCCGATGGACAGGCTCCGGTTATTGAATTGACCGCATCTTCCGGCGTGTTCTTATTTATGGCGGGATGGCTCGGAAGCATGGCCATGATTCTGCCGGGCATCAGCGGCTCCTTCGTGCTGCTGCTGCTCGGCGCCTATCCGACCGCGATTCATGCGCTCTCCACCCTCGATATACCGTTGATCGCCATCATCGGGAGCGGCGTCATCGTCGGCTTTATCGTCAGCAGCAAGTTCATCCGCATGCTCCTCGCCCGCTTCCCGGCCGTGATGTATGCACTAGTCCTCGGGATGGTCGTTGGCTCGCTCGTCGTCGTATACCCGGGATTGAACGGATCGGCGATGACGCTCATCATCAGCATCGTTACGCTGGCAGCCGGATTCGCCGCGGCATTCCTTCTGGGGCAGCGCCCGACGCAAAAAATAGAACCAAAACTCACCGTCCAATAA
- a CDS encoding DUF2199 domain-containing protein, with amino-acid sequence MRMIDDVNGNSSLPGAGRRRRHRIRLRKPEKKPAYGVYTDCSAPFYVTEIEPWEREERCRFMGGEIVMDGRYHYVRGRLRVPYGNGRGHIRWEVWVEIRPDDAAGSSKFERGTHPIGNAPIEGRLSSAIPGYPDTLTLAVSVHGQSRGSLPEVRIQDMEHLLGREQREGVTFQRWLDLRPLHAEYHHYTDAQ; translated from the coding sequence ATGAGAATGATTGATGATGTGAACGGTAACTCGAGTTTGCCTGGCGCCGGGAGGAGAAGGCGCCATCGCATCCGGCTGCGCAAGCCGGAGAAGAAGCCCGCTTACGGGGTATATACGGATTGTTCGGCTCCATTCTATGTGACGGAGATCGAGCCTTGGGAGCGGGAGGAGCGCTGCCGCTTCATGGGCGGCGAGATCGTCATGGACGGCCGTTATCATTATGTGCGCGGAAGGCTGCGCGTCCCGTACGGCAATGGCCGCGGACATATCCGCTGGGAAGTATGGGTGGAGATCCGCCCCGATGACGCCGCAGGCTCATCCAAGTTCGAGCGCGGGACACACCCGATCGGGAATGCGCCAATAGAAGGGCGGTTGTCTTCCGCGATTCCCGGCTATCCGGATACGTTGACGCTGGCTGTCAGCGTGCATGGTCAGAGCAGAGGATCCTTGCCCGAGGTCCGCATTCAAGACATGGAGCATCTCCTGGGCAGAGAACAGCGGGAAGGGGTAACCTTCCAGCGGTGGCTGGACCTTCGCCCGCTGCATGCGGAATATCATCACTACACCGACGCGCAATAA